The following coding sequences are from one Carassius gibelio isolate Cgi1373 ecotype wild population from Czech Republic chromosome B7, carGib1.2-hapl.c, whole genome shotgun sequence window:
- the LOC127961201 gene encoding uncharacterized protein LOC127961201 has protein sequence MDHFYRHDVMDLQSMEPVSKSLHEGIVSICNICKSLMNAQVDPTTDTCSNYKEIRRHIEDAEQSMKNTEKMVQDKLVHLDERMEQLIREKQNVEQQKKEKNMTMEKLHEEKRSAEVSLEYSKEALSQAVKNLESANYALSVQQDRVKTGEGLTIAGGVLLAIPIIGWIAGPIMITEGQRGIEEASNALRHAESEKQNCESQLWNWVTKALHYEGIISETQAEIEQANEALKRIEWKIEEVQEHLKDTAEIQQVVRRSVNLLSVLSGRVTVLEKQTQRFILWQPVVKSMEDVMKAMVNIAENRLLYSDGVPGLINTLRENVRGLLALCNSSSNSENDSYY, from the exons ATGGACCATTTCTACAGACATGA TGTTATGGATTTGCAGTCTATGGAGCCAGTTTCTAAGTCTCTACATGAAGGAATTGTCTCGATCTGTAACATCTGCAAGTCCCTTATGAATGCACAAGTCGATCCCACCACAGACACATGCTCCAATTACAAAGAAATCAGGAGACATATCGAGGATGCGGAGCAGAGCatgaaaaatactgagaaaatggtTCAAGACAAACTGGTACATCTGGATGAACGCATGGAGCAACTTATTAGAGAGAAGCAAAACGTTgagcagcagaagaaagaaaaaaacatgaccATGGAAAAATTGCACGAAGAGAAGAGGTCGGCTGAAGTTTCATTAGAGTATTCCAAAGAAGCTTTGTCACAGGCTGTCAAAAACCTAGAATCAGCAAACTATGCCCTAAGCGTACAACAAGACAGAGTGAAGACAGGTGAAGGACTGACAATTGCAGGAGGGGTATTGCTTGCAATACCAATTATTGGATGGATTGCTG GTCCAATAATGATTACCGAGGGACAGCGGGGAATTGAAGAAGCTTCAAATGCCTTGAGACATGCTGAAAGCGAGAAACAAAACTGTGAGTCTCAGTTGTGGAACTGGGTTACAAAAGCTTTACATTACGAGGGGATAATCTCGGAGACACAGGCCGAAATTGAGCAGGCCAATGAAGCACTGAAGAGGATTGAGTGGAAGATTGAAGAGGTTCAAGAGCATCTGAAAGACACAGCTGAAATTCAGCAAGTGGTCCGGAGAAGCGTCAACCTTCTGAGTGTTCTTAGTGGAAGAGTCACTGTCCTCGAGAAACAAACACAACGTTTCATCCTCTGGCAGCCTGTAGTAAAGTCCATGGAAGATGTGATGAAGGCAATGGTAAATATTGCTGAGAATCGGCTCCTCTATAGCGATGGTGTCCCAGGCCTTATAAATACTTTGAGGGAGAATGTTAGAGGATTACTGGCTTTATGCAACTCGTCCAGTAATTCAGAAAATGACAGCTATTACTGA